A single genomic interval of Prochlorococcus marinus XMU1406 harbors:
- a CDS encoding NAD(P)H-quinone oxidoreductase subunit O, whose translation MTDSIPIRPLKKGSLVFVDRENYLKSIEALASDKDLPNYVFEGPGEILAVKDEYAQVRWRMPVPDVWLKLDQLKEYIQ comes from the coding sequence ATGACAGATTCTATTCCAATAAGACCTCTCAAGAAAGGAAGCTTAGTTTTTGTCGATAGAGAAAATTATCTAAAAAGTATCGAGGCGCTAGCCAGTGATAAAGATCTACCTAATTATGTCTTTGAAGGTCCTGGAGAGATTCTTGCAGTCAAAGACGAATATGCTCAGGTTCGATGGCGCATGCCGGTTCCAGATGTCTGGTTGAAATTGGATCAACTTAAAGAATATATTCAATAA
- a CDS encoding photosystem I assembly protein Ycf3: protein MPSNQNRDNFIDKAFTVIAESIVKIMPIAEKEKKAYIYYRDGLAAQNNGDYSEALEYYKESLLLEENKIDRGETLKNMAIIYMSNGEEDLSIETYEKALLENPKQPSCLKNIGLIYEKRGRYAEQNGDLDQRDIWFDKAAEVWSKAVRLYPGGYLDIENWLKNSGRSSIDMYL from the coding sequence GTGCCTAGTAATCAAAACAGAGACAATTTTATTGATAAAGCTTTTACTGTAATTGCTGAATCTATTGTAAAAATAATGCCTATCGCTGAGAAAGAAAAAAAGGCATATATTTATTATAGAGATGGCTTAGCTGCACAAAATAATGGGGATTATTCGGAAGCATTAGAGTATTACAAAGAGAGTTTACTTCTTGAAGAAAATAAAATTGATAGGGGTGAGACTCTAAAAAACATGGCAATTATATATATGAGTAACGGTGAAGAGGATTTATCTATTGAAACTTATGAAAAAGCATTACTAGAAAATCCCAAACAGCCATCATGCTTAAAAAATATCGGTTTAATTTATGAAAAAAGGGGAAGATATGCTGAGCAAAATGGTGATTTAGATCAGAGAGATATTTGGTTTGATAAAGCTGCTGAAGTCTGGTCTAAAGCGGTGAGACTATATCCAGGTGGGTATCTAGATATTGAGAATTGGTTGAAAAACTCGGGCAGAAGCTCAATTGATATGTACCTTTGA
- a CDS encoding sulfotransferase family protein: MIDKKIVHTNKEIFIKAINFQKKGNISEASKIYQSLIKIGFINPFLYFNYGLILFNGGQLVQAEKCFLKTIEIKPDFLNAYFYIINILLKLQKFSKAEIFARKTIVLNPNSFETHANLGGILKELGKLKEAEISTRKAINLKNDFAPAHYNLGIILNKLGKLEDSKISFLKAIEIKPDFYNAQYSLGIVFTNLGKLKEAEISFLKAIEIKPDYAKAYFSLSSLNYSDDNNWKKYLFSKDILKNQSRSDLVDIYFARANICHKEKNYEESSKFLISANELKLKIQPSNREILYKKSKKLLLECNKKKINRKSSAKSPECIFIVGMPRSGSTLIENILSMNPKVTPLGEVNILEESFKNYKKNIEGLPLNEIYLKKLNGLGYINIITTNKNLGNYKYAGIIANEIPNAKIIHCFRNPLDNILSMFRANFKSGINYSSSIIDCALIYNNQEEIMDNYKKEFRSKIYDLNYDLLVENPTKEVESLINWLGWKWNKSYLSHHLSERSVLTASSVEVRSPINSRSKKGWKNYKKMLNPAIKIIIKNKKYKKLLDE, encoded by the coding sequence ATGATTGATAAGAAAATAGTGCACACCAACAAAGAAATATTTATTAAAGCAATCAATTTTCAAAAGAAGGGTAATATTTCAGAAGCATCAAAAATTTATCAATCTCTTATAAAAATTGGTTTTATTAACCCTTTTCTTTACTTTAATTATGGATTAATTCTATTTAACGGAGGTCAATTAGTCCAAGCAGAAAAATGTTTTCTCAAAACTATAGAAATCAAACCAGATTTTTTGAATGCTTACTTTTACATTATTAATATTTTGCTAAAACTTCAAAAATTTTCAAAAGCAGAAATATTTGCTCGTAAAACAATCGTATTAAATCCTAATTCATTTGAAACCCATGCAAATTTAGGTGGGATTCTCAAAGAACTTGGGAAATTAAAAGAAGCAGAAATATCAACAAGAAAAGCGATAAATCTAAAAAACGATTTTGCTCCTGCTCACTACAATCTAGGGATTATACTAAACAAACTTGGGAAGTTAGAAGATTCAAAAATATCTTTTCTCAAAGCGATTGAAATAAAACCAGATTTTTATAATGCACAATATAGTCTTGGCATAGTATTTACCAATCTTGGAAAATTAAAAGAAGCAGAAATATCTTTTCTCAAAGCGATTGAAATCAAGCCGGATTATGCAAAAGCATATTTTTCTCTTTCATCCCTGAATTATTCTGATGACAATAATTGGAAAAAATATCTATTCTCGAAAGATATTTTAAAAAATCAATCAAGAAGTGATTTAGTGGATATTTATTTCGCTAGAGCAAATATATGTCACAAAGAAAAAAACTATGAAGAAAGTTCTAAATTTCTCATTTCAGCAAATGAATTGAAACTAAAAATTCAACCCTCAAATAGAGAGATTCTTTATAAAAAATCAAAAAAACTATTATTAGAGTGCAACAAAAAAAAAATAAATAGAAAATCTTCAGCAAAATCCCCTGAATGTATTTTTATTGTGGGTATGCCAAGAAGTGGTTCAACTCTAATAGAGAATATCTTGAGTATGAATCCTAAAGTTACTCCATTAGGAGAGGTTAATATTCTTGAAGAATCATTTAAAAATTACAAAAAAAATATTGAAGGGTTGCCATTAAATGAGATTTATTTAAAAAAGCTTAATGGGTTGGGGTATATAAACATTATTACTACAAATAAAAATTTAGGAAATTACAAATATGCTGGAATAATTGCAAATGAAATTCCAAATGCAAAAATCATACATTGTTTCCGCAATCCTCTAGATAATATTTTATCCATGTTTAGAGCAAATTTTAAATCTGGAATTAATTATTCATCTTCAATCATTGATTGTGCATTGATTTACAATAACCAAGAGGAGATAATGGATAATTATAAGAAGGAATTCAGGAGTAAAATATACGATTTAAACTATGATTTGTTGGTAGAAAACCCTACCAAAGAAGTAGAATCTCTAATCAATTGGTTAGGTTGGAAGTGGAACAAATCATATTTATCACATCATTTAAGCGAAAGATCCGTTCTGACTGCTAGCAGTGTAGAAGTGCGTTCCCCAATTAACTCAAGGTCAAAAAAGGGATGGAAAAATTACAAAAAGATGCTAAATCCTGCAATAAAAATAATTATAAAAAATAAGAAATATAAGAAACTATTAGATGAATAG
- a CDS encoding DNA polymerase III subunit delta' gives MIEVKKNNFLFDEEVNICLNSIIKNKSFANGYIFYGAEGVGKKQTAFRFIKEIFKQLTPSENIEEKITNNNHPDLLIIEPDSLLATKSSSSSDLEKKIKSGSEIIKIAQIRNIKTFLGQKSINSEKKIVLIIDAHLLNEAASNCLLKTLEEPSNGIFILLTSKLNLLLDTIISRCQIVRFRSFSSKQIKSILKDYLDTSKLNINKKLKLDDLINSANGSPNKLLKNIEILNDFSDEIISKLDSPMKNSLEILERSKLISETLEIYQQICLANYIQTIWWRKTKNISLVKKLENLKYLLRKNIQPRLAWEITLLKISMEDILD, from the coding sequence ATGATTGAGGTTAAAAAAAATAATTTTTTATTTGATGAAGAAGTCAATATCTGCCTTAACAGCATAATTAAAAACAAATCATTTGCTAATGGTTATATATTTTATGGTGCTGAAGGAGTGGGGAAAAAGCAAACTGCTTTTCGATTTATAAAAGAGATTTTCAAACAATTAACACCTTCAGAGAATATTGAAGAGAAAATTACCAACAATAACCATCCTGATTTACTAATTATCGAACCTGATTCACTTTTAGCCACAAAAAGTTCAAGTAGTTCCGATCTTGAAAAAAAAATAAAAAGTGGATCTGAGATTATTAAGATTGCTCAAATACGTAATATCAAAACTTTTCTTGGTCAGAAATCAATAAACTCAGAAAAAAAAATTGTTTTAATTATTGATGCACACCTTTTAAATGAAGCAGCCTCAAATTGCCTTTTAAAAACCTTAGAAGAACCTAGTAATGGCATTTTTATTTTATTAACATCTAAATTAAACCTTCTCTTAGATACGATCATCTCAAGATGTCAAATTGTCAGATTTCGATCCTTTTCTAGTAAACAAATAAAGTCTATTTTGAAAGATTATTTAGATACTTCTAAATTAAATATTAACAAAAAATTAAAATTGGATGATTTAATAAATTCTGCAAATGGATCCCCAAATAAATTATTAAAAAATATTGAAATTTTGAATGATTTTTCAGATGAAATTATAAGTAAATTGGATTCTCCAATGAAAAATAGTTTGGAAATTCTAGAAAGATCTAAATTAATATCTGAAACATTAGAAATATATCAACAGATTTGCTTAGCCAATTATATTCAAACTATTTGGTGGAGAAAGACAAAAAATATTAGTTTAGTTAAAAAACTTGAAAATTTAAAATATCTTTTAAGAAAAAACATTCAACCAAGGTTGGCTTGGGAAATTACTTTATTAAAAATTTCAATGGAAGATATATTGGATTAA
- a CDS encoding heavy metal translocating P-type ATPase — protein MESIQLNVTGMKCGGCVSTVEKILNNSEGIENVSVNLLTESAYFEITKKHIEIETVLENLKENGFPSKIYINDFSKKINKAELKKKKKWNNQWKKLTFALLLLLFSGLGHLAEGRYINFPILGNIFFHASLATLALLFPGRGIIINGFKSFIKNHPDMDSLVALGVISAYATSLLSLIFPATGFPCFFNEPVMLLGFILIGRFLEERARHQTGSSIGELLDLQPEMANIYTEDNQIKSIRVNTLRPDQEIQVLAGDRIPADCIVTRGNSYVDVSHITGESKPIEVKEGENLSSGSLNLNSTLRLKVQKVGGDSSLAKLVNLIESVNSRKPRIQRIADEIAGKFTYFVLIFSTLTFFFWWKGARSIWPDLLSHKHEFIAHSSHTLHSSLGSNAENYLSLAIQLSIAVLVIACPCALGLATPTVITVASGKAAKKGVLFKGGDKIEMASKINHIIFDKTGTLTKGKPFIVNYKNNDDNSFLLRIAASLEKESRHPIADALIQEAKKQNLILFPIKKIFTHSGRGISGELESIDGLINIGNIEWLLSKGIIIDSDAKKVIENEETKTNTIIGVSIKDKLLGFILLGDLLRDDSIKTVQNLRENKFKINILSGDRKQTVLALAKKIGCKETEVKWDLLPEMKLKTIENLKINNKVAMIGDGINDVPALASSDLGIAVGSGTQIAKANADVVLMGDQLNGLPYALNLAKKTIRKIKQNLTWAFGYNLLAIPLAAGFLFPKYGILLTPSIAALLMAISSITVVINALSLD, from the coding sequence ATGGAGAGCATTCAATTAAACGTCACAGGAATGAAATGCGGCGGTTGTGTTAGTACTGTTGAAAAAATATTGAATAATTCTGAGGGTATTGAAAATGTTTCTGTTAACTTGCTTACTGAAAGTGCATATTTTGAAATTACCAAGAAACATATAGAAATAGAAACAGTTCTCGAAAATCTAAAAGAAAATGGTTTCCCATCAAAGATTTACATAAATGATTTTTCAAAAAAAATAAATAAAGCAGAATTAAAAAAAAAAAAGAAGTGGAATAATCAATGGAAAAAACTAACTTTTGCCCTATTACTTTTATTATTTTCAGGTTTAGGTCATCTAGCAGAAGGAAGATATATAAATTTTCCAATATTAGGGAATATATTTTTTCATGCTTCATTAGCAACTTTAGCTCTATTATTTCCTGGCAGAGGAATAATTATTAATGGATTTAAATCATTTATTAAGAACCATCCGGATATGGATTCTTTAGTCGCTCTTGGAGTAATAAGCGCATATGCAACAAGTCTTCTATCCTTAATATTTCCAGCCACTGGTTTTCCTTGTTTTTTTAATGAACCAGTTATGCTTTTAGGCTTCATACTGATTGGGCGTTTCTTAGAAGAAAGAGCAAGACATCAAACTGGTTCATCCATTGGAGAATTATTAGATCTTCAACCTGAAATGGCAAATATCTACACAGAAGACAATCAAATAAAGTCAATAAGAGTAAACACTTTAAGACCTGATCAAGAGATTCAAGTTTTAGCAGGAGACAGAATACCTGCTGACTGCATTGTTACCAGAGGCAACTCATATGTTGATGTTTCACATATTACTGGAGAATCCAAACCTATCGAAGTAAAAGAAGGCGAGAATCTATCTAGCGGGTCTTTAAATCTTAATTCAACTCTTAGACTTAAAGTACAAAAAGTCGGAGGAGATTCTTCTCTTGCAAAACTAGTAAATCTTATTGAGTCTGTAAACTCTAGAAAACCTCGCATTCAAAGAATTGCTGATGAAATTGCAGGCAAATTTACTTACTTTGTACTTATTTTTTCTACATTAACTTTCTTCTTTTGGTGGAAGGGGGCAAGAAGCATATGGCCTGATTTATTAAGTCATAAACATGAATTCATTGCTCACTCAAGCCATACACTGCATAGTTCGCTTGGTAGTAATGCTGAAAATTACCTGAGTTTAGCAATTCAATTGTCAATTGCTGTTTTAGTAATAGCTTGTCCTTGTGCATTAGGTTTAGCCACTCCAACTGTAATCACTGTCGCATCAGGTAAAGCAGCAAAAAAAGGGGTTTTATTTAAAGGTGGGGACAAAATAGAGATGGCTTCAAAAATTAATCACATTATTTTTGACAAGACAGGTACTTTAACAAAAGGTAAGCCTTTTATTGTTAATTATAAAAATAATGATGACAATTCATTTTTATTAAGAATAGCTGCCAGTTTAGAAAAGGAAAGCAGACATCCAATTGCGGATGCTTTAATTCAAGAGGCAAAAAAGCAAAATTTAATTTTATTTCCAATAAAAAAAATTTTCACACATTCAGGTCGAGGTATTTCTGGAGAACTTGAGTCAATTGATGGACTTATTAATATTGGAAATATTGAATGGCTACTAAGCAAAGGAATAATTATTGATAGTGATGCAAAAAAAGTAATCGAAAATGAAGAAACAAAAACGAACACTATCATTGGAGTAAGTATCAAAGATAAGTTATTAGGCTTTATTTTGCTAGGAGATTTACTCAGAGATGATTCAATTAAAACAGTTCAAAATTTGAGAGAAAACAAATTTAAAATTAATATTTTAAGTGGAGATAGGAAACAAACAGTTTTAGCTTTAGCAAAAAAAATTGGTTGTAAAGAAACAGAAGTAAAATGGGATCTTCTTCCTGAAATGAAGCTAAAGACTATAGAAAATTTAAAAATTAATAATAAAGTAGCAATGATTGGTGATGGTATTAATGATGTCCCAGCCTTAGCATCCTCAGACTTAGGAATTGCAGTGGGATCGGGGACTCAAATAGCCAAGGCAAATGCAGATGTAGTATTGATGGGAGATCAACTCAATGGATTACCCTACGCCTTAAATCTTGCAAAAAAAACTATAAGAAAAATAAAGCAAAATCTAACATGGGCTTTTGGTTACAACTTACTCGCTATACCTTTAGCCGCGGGCTTTTTATTCCCTAAATACGGTATTCTTCTCACTCCCTCAATTGCAGCATTATTGATGGCTATTAGCTCTATTACAGTTGTAATTAATGCTTTATCTTTGGATTAA
- a CDS encoding response regulator transcription factor — protein sequence MKISILLIEDDRDMRDLVARHLEHSGFDVQKAEDGIKGQALALQYSPDLILLDLMLPSVDGLTLCQRLRRDERTSNIPILMITALGGLKDKVTGFNSGADDYITKPFDLEELHVRIKALLRRTNRAQLNSSNQQEILNYGPLTLVPERFEAIWFKSPVRLTHLEFELLHCLLQRHGQTVSPALILKEVWGYEPDDDIETIRVHIRHLRTKLEPDPRKPTYIKTVYGAGYCLELPIGSQVETARQEFIQARNPDLINSVLD from the coding sequence ATGAAAATTTCAATCCTCTTGATAGAAGATGATCGTGATATGCGTGATTTAGTGGCTAGGCATTTAGAACATTCTGGTTTCGATGTACAAAAAGCTGAAGATGGCATTAAAGGGCAGGCGTTAGCTCTTCAATACTCACCAGATTTAATACTTTTAGATTTGATGCTGCCAAGTGTTGACGGGTTAACTTTATGCCAGCGACTTAGAAGAGATGAAAGAACATCAAATATTCCAATTCTAATGATAACTGCTTTAGGTGGCCTTAAAGATAAAGTGACTGGATTTAATTCTGGAGCAGATGATTACATCACTAAACCATTCGATCTAGAAGAATTACATGTTCGCATAAAAGCATTACTAAGAAGAACCAATAGAGCACAATTGAATTCTAGTAACCAGCAAGAAATATTGAATTATGGACCTTTAACTCTTGTTCCGGAAAGATTTGAAGCTATATGGTTTAAATCTCCTGTTAGATTAACGCATCTTGAATTTGAATTGCTTCACTGTCTTTTGCAGAGACATGGTCAAACTGTATCGCCAGCATTAATTCTTAAAGAAGTTTGGGGATATGAACCTGACGATGATATTGAGACAATAAGAGTTCATATTAGGCACTTACGCACTAAATTAGAACCTGATCCACGTAAGCCTACATATATAAAAACTGTTTATGGTGCCGGATATTGTCTTGAGTTACCTATTGGTTCTCAAGTTGAAACTGCTAGGCAAGAGTTTATTCAAGCAAGAAATCCTGATTTAATAAATTCTGTACTAGATTAA
- the tmk gene encoding dTMP kinase, with translation MKGKFIVIEGIDGCGKTTQIDELSKWLPNSGLIKKGSKLITTREPGGSLLGKKLRGLILDNNANNKPSSLAELLLYSADRAEHVSKIISPALNKNDWVISDRFSDSTLAYQGYGRNINLEIIKNIESIVCQGKSPDLTFFLEISPEESIFRRKHEIPDRMESEGIRFLEKVNEGFKLIAKEKQWEVISASQNVETISNQIRQTILKNFSNNK, from the coding sequence ATGAAAGGAAAATTTATCGTTATTGAGGGTATTGATGGATGTGGTAAGACTACCCAAATAGATGAACTATCTAAATGGCTACCTAATAGTGGTCTAATAAAGAAAGGGTCTAAATTAATCACAACTAGAGAGCCTGGAGGCAGCCTATTAGGAAAAAAACTTAGAGGACTGATTCTTGATAATAATGCAAATAACAAACCCTCATCGCTCGCGGAATTATTGCTTTATTCAGCTGATAGAGCGGAACACGTTTCAAAAATTATTTCACCTGCTTTAAATAAGAATGATTGGGTAATAAGTGATAGATTTTCTGATTCCACACTGGCTTATCAAGGTTATGGAAGAAATATAAATTTAGAAATAATTAAAAATATTGAATCTATTGTGTGTCAAGGAAAGTCTCCTGATCTAACTTTCTTCTTAGAAATTTCTCCAGAAGAGAGTATATTCCGAAGAAAACATGAAATCCCAGATAGAATGGAATCAGAAGGTATTAGATTTCTAGAAAAAGTAAATGAAGGATTCAAACTAATTGCCAAAGAAAAACAATGGGAAGTGATATCTGCCTCACAAAATGTTGAAACTATTTCTAATCAAATTAGACAAACCATACTAAAGAATTTTTCTAATAACAAATGA
- a CDS encoding J domain-containing protein — MEKNLYEELGLKQNATKSEIKSSYRSLVKQHHPDAGGKKERFLAIQNAWEILKDPIKKEKYDRNFFSSSSSFDSLNENWEEKFNSKKNNSSIKDREVETWIKEIYTPINRSISQIIKPLKNEIKELSADPYDDQLMENFCNYINLSQKKIEKVEKIYNKKIVPNSIAALGLDLYHCFSQVKDALSEFDRYTQGYVDDYLFDGKEMIKEAKRIQSKMSAERKNKKF, encoded by the coding sequence ATGGAAAAGAATTTATATGAAGAATTAGGCCTCAAACAAAACGCAACCAAAAGTGAAATTAAATCTTCATATCGTTCTTTAGTTAAGCAACATCATCCTGATGCAGGAGGAAAAAAAGAACGATTTCTTGCAATACAAAATGCCTGGGAGATTCTAAAGGACCCTATCAAAAAAGAAAAATATGATAGAAATTTCTTCTCTTCCAGTTCATCATTTGATTCATTAAATGAAAATTGGGAAGAGAAATTTAATTCAAAAAAAAATAATTCATCAATTAAAGACAGAGAAGTTGAAACATGGATTAAAGAAATTTACACTCCGATCAATAGATCAATTAGCCAAATCATTAAACCTTTAAAAAACGAAATCAAAGAACTTTCTGCGGATCCATATGATGACCAACTAATGGAGAATTTTTGTAACTACATAAATCTTTCACAAAAGAAAATAGAAAAAGTTGAAAAAATTTATAATAAAAAAATTGTTCCAAACTCTATTGCAGCTTTAGGGCTCGATCTGTATCATTGTTTTTCACAAGTGAAAGATGCACTATCTGAATTTGATAGATATACACAAGGATATGTAGATGATTACTTATTCGATGGCAAAGAAATGATAAAAGAAGCAAAAAGAATTCAATCAAAAATGTCTGCAGAGAGAAAAAATAAAAAATTTTAA
- the cysK gene encoding cysteine synthase A yields the protein MEIANDITSLVGNTPLVKLNRIRKYFNCYPEIIAKLESFNPSASVKDRIAYSMLCKAEEEGLITPDKTTLIEATSGNTGIALAMVAAAKGYKLILTMPDTMSIERRAMLRAYGAELQLTPGREGMKGALDLANELSSSIANSYQFNQFENFANPDIHEKTTAQEIWAQSNSNLDGLVTGVGTGGTITGCARFLKKVNPNCKIYAVEPKKSAVISGEKAGSHSIQGIGAGFVPKVLNTKLIDEIIKIDDDEAFHYGRLLARLEGLLSGISSGAALAATIKIGARKELINKRLIVILPSFGERYLSTAMFESNTSIQARKDGYL from the coding sequence ATGGAAATCGCAAATGATATTACTTCTCTAGTTGGAAATACCCCGTTAGTTAAATTAAATCGAATCAGAAAGTATTTTAATTGTTATCCTGAAATAATAGCAAAACTAGAAAGTTTCAATCCATCAGCGTCCGTTAAAGATCGCATCGCTTATTCAATGTTATGTAAAGCTGAAGAAGAAGGATTGATTACACCGGATAAAACAACGTTAATTGAAGCAACAAGTGGAAATACTGGGATCGCATTAGCAATGGTTGCTGCAGCAAAAGGCTATAAATTGATATTAACTATGCCGGATACTATGAGTATTGAAAGAAGGGCAATGTTGAGAGCATATGGAGCTGAATTACAGCTAACACCTGGGAGAGAAGGAATGAAAGGAGCTTTAGATTTAGCTAATGAGTTGTCTTCAAGCATTGCAAATAGCTATCAATTTAATCAATTTGAAAACTTTGCTAATCCAGATATTCATGAAAAAACAACGGCTCAAGAAATATGGGCCCAATCCAATTCCAATTTAGATGGATTAGTTACGGGAGTAGGCACAGGAGGAACAATTACTGGTTGCGCACGTTTTTTGAAAAAAGTTAATCCAAATTGCAAAATTTATGCTGTTGAGCCCAAAAAAAGCGCTGTCATTTCTGGAGAAAAAGCAGGTTCTCATTCGATTCAAGGAATAGGAGCAGGTTTCGTACCGAAAGTCCTTAATACTAAATTGATTGATGAAATTATAAAAATAGACGACGATGAAGCATTTCATTATGGGCGTTTATTAGCTCGATTAGAGGGTCTTCTATCAGGCATCAGCAGCGGAGCAGCTTTAGCGGCAACGATAAAAATCGGCGCAAGAAAAGAACTAATTAATAAAAGATTGATAGTAATTCTTCCAAGTTTTGGTGAAAGATATTTATCAACGGCAATGTTTGAATCCAATACCTCTATTCAAGCGAGAAAAGATGGTTACCTTTAA
- a CDS encoding AlpA family phage regulatory protein, with the protein MSVSTINRLIKRGKFPPKVKISPRRMVFMKY; encoded by the coding sequence ATTTCAGTATCAACAATTAATCGCCTAATCAAAAGAGGAAAATTTCCTCCAAAAGTTAAAATATCACCCAGAAGAATGGTTTTTATGAAGTATTAA
- a CDS encoding DUF7326 family protein — protein sequence MKKKSIIYSDLSKKQLEKLKELYIQKKVESMSHQDLKQYVLEIISHQINDTIDKEEEIEAWSEISDFFGEQFEIVILEIQAKYIDEKKVLETEIDSQKQRIELLKRNNSDQEKTDMWAD from the coding sequence ATGAAAAAGAAGTCAATTATCTATTCTGATTTATCAAAAAAACAACTAGAAAAACTTAAAGAATTATATATTCAAAAAAAAGTTGAATCGATGAGTCATCAAGATCTTAAACAATATGTACTAGAAATTATTTCTCATCAGATAAACGATACTATCGACAAAGAAGAAGAAATAGAAGCTTGGAGTGAAATATCAGATTTTTTTGGAGAGCAATTTGAGATAGTTATCCTAGAAATACAAGCAAAATACATTGACGAGAAAAAAGTTCTTGAAACAGAAATAGATTCTCAGAAACAAAGAATAGAATTACTTAAGAGAAATAACTCAGATCAAGAGAAAACGGATATGTGGGCTGATTAG
- a CDS encoding ABC transporter ATP-binding protein yields MPDVLENEIPHIYFKDVTFSYPGKKENLILKCNFSIEKPGFWMVVGKNGSGKSTLLKLINGIINPINGVIQSNANIGMVFQNPDHQILMPNCRSELLININQNISDYEINKKIEYVLAQVGLNGFEKRPVHTLSGGQKQRLSIACVLISNSNFILLDEPTALLDQTSQLRVLKTVKDLTSDHKRPLSALWITHRYEELTYADSVAELKNGFLSSWQEPSKFQYN; encoded by the coding sequence ATGCCAGATGTTCTTGAAAATGAAATACCTCATATTTATTTCAAAGATGTCACTTTTTCATATCCTGGGAAAAAAGAAAATTTAATTCTTAAATGTAATTTCTCTATAGAAAAACCTGGATTTTGGATGGTAGTCGGTAAAAACGGGAGTGGAAAAAGTACCCTTTTAAAATTAATTAATGGAATAATTAACCCCATCAATGGAGTCATACAATCTAATGCAAATATAGGGATGGTATTTCAAAACCCTGATCATCAAATATTGATGCCAAATTGCAGGAGCGAACTTCTCATCAATATTAACCAAAATATAAGTGATTATGAAATTAATAAAAAAATTGAATATGTTCTTGCTCAGGTGGGATTGAATGGTTTTGAAAAAAGGCCAGTTCACACCTTAAGCGGTGGTCAAAAACAACGCTTAAGTATTGCTTGCGTTCTTATTAGTAATAGTAATTTTATTCTTCTAGATGAGCCTACAGCGTTACTTGATCAAACCAGCCAATTAAGAGTTTTAAAAACTGTTAAAGATCTTACAAGTGACCATAAGAGACCTTTATCCGCTTTATGGATTACTCATCGTTATGAAGAATTAACTTACGCTGATTCAGTAGCAGAACTGAAAAATGGTTTTTTATCTAGCTGGCAAGAACCATCAAAATTTCAATATAATTAG